Within Chloroflexota bacterium, the genomic segment ACAAGATAATTCATCGAAGTCGGGTCAACATACAGCTTCACACCGTCGGTCTCAACCACCGTGTCGAACTCGCGAGGCTGGCCCTCGATGGCCATGCCGTATTGCATACCAGAGCAACCGCCGCCGGCCACAAACACACGCAAGCCATGACTGGGCAGGTTGCGCTCGGCCAGGATCGAACGAACTTTGGCTGCCGCCAGGTTGGTGAGGGTAAGTTCTGCAACTTCAACAAATTCCGGGGTAATGGGTTTATCCACTGTAATGGTCATCGCTAAAAGTCCTTTCAGGTTGCGCTGATTCTAACAAGTTTCACCGGGCCTGTCAATAATTAAGATGCCGGTCTTATAAATTAAAAACGTCCTCGCGGATCAGATACGAACACGAGCCATCGCCTGCTGTGACATGACAAACGCGTTCCGGGGTAAAGCCGGTCAGCGAGGCAATCAGGTTGAAGTCCATGTTGCAGAGTTCGGGGTGCTTTCTGGCCAGCCCTTCGTAAGGGCAATTGCAGGTGTGAATGACGACGCCGCCCAGATTTTGCTCCCAGCGGGCGACGTATCCTTTTTGATTGAGAAATTGGACGGCGCGATCAAAGCGTTCTTCGACGGTGTCGCCGTCAACCGGGTGGGGAGCATCGGCCAACAACCGGCGGGCCATGCCTTCAAAGAGCACATTGACTTCGCGTGTATCGTAACGGGCTTTGACTTCGTCCAGCAATTGCGCGGCGAGGTTGTCGTAACTCTTGGGGAAAAGCTCGCCGGCTTTGAGGGTGAGGCTGTAAGCGTGCTGGGGCCGGCCCGAGGTGGCCCGGCGGCGCACTACTGGCTCGTTCACCAGCCCCTCCGAGCGCAGAACGTCGAGGTGGTGGCGCACAGTCACAGAAGAGATGTCAAGCTCCTTGCTCAACGTCTCAACCGTGGCGTTCCCGCGCTCCTTGAGAATATCAATGATCTGCTGGCGCTTGCTTTGCATGAAAAGAATTTTAGCCTGCCAGGTGAATTTGTCAAACTGTGCTTTCTAGGGCCTCACCAGTTGCCCACCCTGCCACCGATAAACCCAGCCGTTCGCCTCAGCCCAATCTTGTTCAGCATTGAAGCTGAAGCCGCCGCTCAGGCCGTTGTAGGTAAGTTGAGCGAGAGCAAGGGCCACGCCGTCTCGTGTAGGCGTCTCTTTTGATTCAACATCATTTTGGATGGCAGTCAACAAAAGCCGGGTTGCATCGTAGGCCAGCACAGCTAAAAAGCGCGGCTCAACGCCTTGAGAGATCGCCCGGTAGCGATCAGCAAAAGCCGGATCGGCAGAGTCAGCCGGGAGTGGCGCAGGCGCGACCACCCGCACACCTTCTTCCGCTGAACCGGCCAGGCGCGGAAACTGATTGAGGCCCCAGAGAGGCGGGCCGGCAATTTGGGATTTGGGATTTCGCGTGTCGTTCGCGGGCTGTGCCGGGATTTGGGATTTTAGCCAATCCAGGTCTTCAAGAGAGTCGCAGTGGCCGGAGCAGAAAGTTGCTTCAGGCACAGCGGCCTGAAGGGCGAAATCTGTCGGCCAGAGACGAAAGGCTGAGAGATCGAGATCAGAGGATGAAGTCGTGGCCAGGAATGGGATATTGTTGGCGGCCAGCACCGGGGCGGCGGCCAGCGTGGTGGGTTCCAGCCAGTTGCCAACCACCCCAACCACTTGCGGGTCAGTCGCCAGCTTGCGGGCCTGCTCTTCGGCCTGGGCCGCATCGCCGCCATCGTCGAACGCAACCAATTCGATAGAGTAGCCGGCCACGCCGCCGGCCTCGTTGGCCTCACGCACAGCCAGCCGCGCCGCATAAATGATCTCCTGCCCGATCTCGCGATAGCGACCCTCGAACGGCCCGACGAGGCCAATTTTCACGGTGGGGCGGGTGGAAGGGACACAAGCTGAAAGAAGAATGCACAATGCACAACGCACAAGGCGCAATTTGAGAATTGTGAATTGAGAATTGTGAATTGCGCTACGGGCAGGCATAGGTCAAATGTTGCTCGTAAGTCACCGAGAAGTTGTGATAATGACTGCCGTCGCACCTGGCGCGGAAGAAGAGATACTCGGTTTGGGCGGGGTAGATGACGGCGCGGATGGAACTGAGGCCGGGGTTGGCAATGGGACCGGGCGGCAGGCCGTCGGAGACGTAGGTGTTGTAGATGCTGTTCACCGCGCGCGGGTCAAGATCGAGAGGCGGCCACCAGTTCTCCGGACCGGCCAGGGCATACTGAGTCGTGGGGTCGGCTTCGAGCTTCATGCCAATGTCGAGCCGGTTGAGATAGACACTGGCGATGGTGGGCCGTTCGTCATCGTGAACGGCCTCACGCTCGACGATGGAGGCAAGGATGATGACTTGATAGAGCGTCAGGCCGCGCTCGGTTGCGTCGGCCCGCAGTTGAGGCGTCACTTGCGTGTCGAACTCGAGCAGGAAGCGGGTGAGAATATCGGTCGTGGTTGCGCCGGGCAGAAAGCGGTAGGTATCGGGAAAGAGAAAACCTTCGAGGGAGGCGGTGGACGGCAGATCGGCCAGGAAGGCAAAGGTGGCCGGGCGCAGGCCGCCCGGAGCGATGAGGCTCAAAAATTCGGAGCGGCTGAAACTCAAGCCAGGCTGTGCGGCAAGGCCATCGGCCACTTGCTCAACGCGCCAGCCCTCCCACAGCCGCAATTGAATTTCGTCGGGCCGGGCCTCGGTGAGGGCGTCAGCCAAAACCGGGATGGTCATGGTTTTATTGAGCGTAAAGTTTCCCGCTTCAATATCGTCGTCGAGGCCGCGATAGCGCATGTAGAGTCGCAAAAGGTCGGGGTCAGCCACCAGGCCCAACTCGG encodes:
- a CDS encoding ArsR family transcriptional regulator, with the protein product MQSKRQQIIDILKERGNATVETLSKELDISSVTVRHHLDVLRSEGLVNEPVVRRRATSGRPQHAYSLTLKAGELFPKSYDNLAAQLLDEVKARYDTREVNVLFEGMARRLLADAPHPVDGDTVEERFDRAVQFLNQKGYVARWEQNLGGVVIHTCNCPYEGLARKHPELCNMDFNLIASLTGFTPERVCHVTAGDGSCSYLIREDVFNL
- a CDS encoding ABC transporter substrate-binding protein; its protein translation is MKIGLVGPFEGRYREIGQEIIYAARLAVREANEAGGVAGYSIELVAFDDGGDAAQAEEQARKLATDPQVVGVVGNWLEPTTLAAAPVLAANNIPFLATTSSSDLDLSAFRLWPTDFALQAAVPEATFCSGHCDSLEDLDWLKSQIPAQPANDTRNPKSQIAGPPLWGLNQFPRLAGSAEEGVRVVAPAPLPADSADPAFADRYRAISQGVEPRFLAVLAYDATRLLLTAIQNDVESKETPTRDGVALALAQLTYNGLSGGFSFNAEQDWAEANGWVYRWQGGQLVRP
- the mltG gene encoding endolytic transglycosylase MltG produces the protein ISMHIEHHSPRRRSGLRAAIKFVASVILFAMILLGGLWVMLKVNSGAFTTDFGPPASSLNPAEQAGLWAYLVLNSEVLKASAGNESTPIEFVVDAGENASGVSGRLAELGLVADPDLLRLYMRYRGLDDDIEAGNFTLNKTMTIPVLADALTEARPDEIQLRLWEGWRVEQVADGLAAQPGLSFSRSEFLSLIAPGGLRPATFAFLADLPSTASLEGFLFPDTYRFLPGATTTDILTRFLLEFDTQVTPQLRADATERGLTLYQVIILASIVEREAVHDDERPTIASVYLNRLDIGMKLEADPTTQYALAGPENWWPPLDLDPRAVNSIYNTYVSDGLPPGPIANPGLSSIRAVIYPAQTEYLFFRARCDGSHYHNFSVTYEQHLTYACP
- the erpA gene encoding iron-sulfur cluster insertion protein ErpA, with product MTITVDKPITPEFVEVAELTLTNLAAAKVRSILAERNLPSHGLRVFVAGGGCSGMQYGMAIEGQPREFDTVVETDGVKLYVDPTSMNYLVGATIDYVDNLMGGGFRVENPNAVASCGCGHSFRTAGSAAQGQAQASGDDGCGCGH